In a single window of the Thermofilum uzonense genome:
- a CDS encoding type II toxin-antitoxin system VapC family toxin — MPTRLVVADASVAVKWVILEAYSDHAFKLRDDLLDGLVEVHAPAFFLVEVASALRKYVIRGLVRRSQAERAFGLIAESGVVLHNLEPGFIARSLQASLDLGVTVYDAAYIVLADSLGALMYTADERLLGNHAVRGLGVVRHVKDYEGSQRT, encoded by the coding sequence ATGCCCACTAGGCTTGTAGTGGCTGATGCGAGTGTAGCTGTCAAGTGGGTTATTTTGGAGGCTTACAGTGATCATGCGTTCAAGCTGAGGGACGACTTGTTGGATGGGCTAGTGGAGGTGCATGCTCCCGCCTTCTTCCTGGTCGAGGTGGCGAGCGCGCTGAGGAAATACGTTATCCGCGGCTTAGTCCGGAGAAGCCAGGCTGAGAGGGCTTTTGGGCTTATAGCGGAGAGCGGGGTGGTGCTACACAATCTAGAGCCTGGTTTTATCGCCAGGAGCTTGCAGGCAAGCCTTGACCTTGGGGTGACTGTGTATGACGCCGCCTACATAGTCTTAGCCGACTCTCTGGGTGCCTTGATGTACACCGCGGACGAGAGGCTTCTCGGCAACCACGCTGTTCGAGGGCTCGGAGTGGTGAGACATGTAAAGGATTACGAGGGTTCTCAAAGAACTTGA